GCCGTTCGATGCCGACGTTCTTAGCCAACGGATCCCACCACGCACCGATGCCGCAGATGATCCGGTTCGGCGCCAGGTCGTCGAGCGTGAGAAAGGTCGCGGCCAGCAGGCCGATGTTGCGCGTCCAGTTGTTGATCACGCCGCTGCCGATTTTGACGCGCTCGGTGACGGCGGCGAAGGCGGCCATCGGCACGATCGCGTCGCGCACCAGGCGCGATTCGGCCTGCCACACCGCCTCGAACCCGCGCTGTTCGGCATACTGGGCGTACTGCATCCCTTCGCGGATAGGGTGGGCATCTTGCAAATACAGCGCGACGCGCATTCGGGGTGGGGAAGGTGGGCTATCCATGCGATATTCGCGGAAGGTGACTGAAAGTATTGATTGACGGCGATTTTACAAGAGCCTATAATTCCCATTGCAGGATTTAAGGTTTTAGGTAGCAGAGGCGAAGCGTTTGCAAGCGTAGTCTTGGCTGGCGGAAGCGCGGTGCAAATGCTTCGCCTCTATTGGTGAAAGGAGGTCGAATGGCCAAGAAAGATCGAGAACAAAAGCAGAAAGAAGATGTGATTCAGGTCGAAGGCGAAGTCATCGAGGCGTTGCCCGGCACCATGTTCAAGGTGCAACTGGACAACGGCCACCAGGTGCTGACCACGCTGTCTGGCAAGATGCGCAAGAACTACATTCGCATTTTGCTCGGCGACCGCGTGCGCGTGGAACTTTCGCCGTATGACCTGACGCGCGGGCGCATCTCCTACCGCTTGCGCACCGGCCGCGAGAACGTGCCCGCCTGACGCCGGCTTCTCTCACGGCAGCGCGGCGCATGCAGGCGATTGCGTCGCGCGTTATCTCCTATCCCCATCGCGCCTGGCGCACACTAGGCATATCCAGTCGTCTATCGCTCGCTTCTCCAGGACGGATAACCCCGCCGTCTCGGCAGCGCGCACTACGTCGCCGGCCTGCATGTCCAAGATGCCGGAGAAGATGAACTGCGGCGCGCGCGATGTCAGCCCTTCGGCCAACATGCGAATGATCACGCCGGCCAGGATGTTGGCCACGACTAGATCGTAGACGCCATGGGCGACCTCGTGAGAGCCATGCATGATTGTCACACGGTCGCCCACGCCGTTGGCCCGGACGTTCTCGCGGCCGGCGCGCACGGCCTCATCATCGGTGTCTACGCCCACCACCTCGCGCGCGCCGAGCCTGGCCGCCAAAATCGAAAGGATGCCCGAACCGCTGCCGACATCAAGGATGCGCATGCCGGCTTGGACGTAGTCTTCCATCGCAGCGGCGCACAGTTGGGTGGTGGGGTGCAGGCCGGTGCCGAACGCCATACCGGGATCGAGCGTGATGACCAAGTCGCGGTCTGCGGCGTGGTCGGACGACACGTCGTTTATCCATGATGGGCGGATGAGGATGCGCCGACCGATGCGCAGCGGTTTGAACGATGCCTTCCATGCGTCGGCCCAGTCCGATTGGGCGACGATGCGATAGGCCGGCTGCGGCGTGGGCCGCACCATATTCAGGTAGGCGAGCGCCTCTTCGACCTTGCGCTTGCGTTCGGCCAGCGTTTCATCGTCGGGCAAATAGGCGCGCACGATGATTGGCCCTTCGGCGCGCTCGTCCTCCCAGCGGTCGGCGACCATGACGCCCGGTTGTTGCCGGTGGGTCTGCTCTAGAGCCACGCCGCCTTCAACGTAGGGGAAGATCGCCTCGCTGATTGCCTCGGCTAATTCGGCGTCGGCTTCGAGGCGGAGTTCCAGCCAGCGCGGGCTATCGGCCATTGCCATGAGTGTAGCAAAGGCGGTGGTGCGCATGCTTGAGAGGCGCGCTCGGCTACAATCTTGCAGCATGACGGCGGTGCATCTTTCGGGGCAGTTGATCAACCGCGAATTGAGCTGGCTGGAGTTCAACCGGCGTGTGTTGCAGGAGGCGCAAGACCCCACCCACCCATTGCTTGAGCGCGCCAAGTTCCTGGCCATCTTCGCAACCAACCTGGACGAGTTTTTCATGATTCGCGTCGCCGGGCTGCGCGAGCAGGTGATGGCGGGGATTACTCGGCCAGGGCCGGAGGGAATTCCGCCGGCGCAGACGTTGGCGCTGGTGAACGAGCGCGTGTGCGCGTTGCAAACCGAGCATCTACGCACTTGGTGCGATGTGATCCGGCCGGAGTTGGCGAATCATGGCATCTGCGTCCTGGATTGGAACGAGCTGACCGACGCGCAGCGCGCCACGGCGACGGCGTATTTTCACCGCACGGTGTTCCCCATCCTCACGCCGCTGGCCGTGGATCCGGCGCACCCGTTCCCTCACATCAGCAACCTCAGCCTCAGCCTAGCCGTCGTCATTCGAGGCTCGCGCGGCCGTTTGCACTTTGCGCGGGTCAAGGTGCCGCCTTCGCTGCCCCGCTTCTTCCCGCTGAACGATTGCGCCGAGGACGAGCGCTGTGAGCGCTGCTTCGCATGGCTGGATCAGATCATCGCGGCGAACGTGGGTGCGCTCTTCCCGGATATGGACATCGCCGGCACCTACGCCTTCCGCGTGACGCGCGACGCCGACATCGAGATTCAGGAAGACGAAGCCGACGATTTGCGTTCGACCGTCGAGCGCTCGATCAGAGATCGTCGCTTCGGCAGCGTGGTGCGTCTGGAAGTGGTGCACGATATGCCGGAGGAAGTGTGCGACATCCTCACGGAGAACCTCAACCTGTCCAGCGACGAGGTGTTTCGGCTGGCCGGCCCATTGGATTTGAGCAGCTTGTGGGAACTGCATCGCTTGCCGCTGCCGGAGTTGAAAGACCCGCCGCTGTCCCCACGTATCCCTAACGATTGGAACAATTCCGAAGACATCTTCGCGCGGATTCGGCGCGGCGATGTGCTGTTGCATCACCCATACGACTCGTTCGCCCCCGTGGTGGAGTTCGTGCGCGCTGCTGCGCGCGATCCCCACGTGCTCGCCATCAAGCAGACGCTGTATCGCGTCGGCTCAAACTCGCCGATCGTCGAGGCGCTGATGGAAGCGGTCACGAACGGCAAGCAGGTCGCCGTGCTGGTGGAACTGAAGGCGCGCTTTGACGAAGAGAACAACATTCAGTGGACGCGCGCGCTGGAGGAAGTGGGCGTGCACGTGGTCTATGGCTTGCCCGGTTACAAAGTGCATGCCAAAGCCTGCATGGTCGTGCGGCGCGATTCCGACGGCGAGATTCGCCGCTACGTCCACTTGAGCACCGGCAACTACAACGCCAGCACCGCGCGCGTCTATACCGATCTCGGCCTGTTCACTTGTGACCCAGAGATCGGTCAGGACGTGGCCGAACTGTTCAACAACCTGACCGGCTACTTCAAACAAAAGTCATATCGCCGGCTGCTGGTCGCGCCGGTGACGCTGCGCAGGCGGATGACCGAGCTGATCGAGCGCGAGATCGCGCATCACTTGCGGCACGGCGGCGGCCACCTGATCTTCAAAGTGAACCAACTCGTGGATCCGGAGATGATTCACCTGCTGTATCGTGCGTCGCAAGCGGGCGTGAAGGTGGACCTGCTCGTGCGCGGCATGTGCTCGCTGCGGCCAGGCGTGCCGAATCTGAGCGAGAACATTCGCGTGGTCAGCATCGTCGGCCGCTTCTTGGAGCACAGCCGGGTGTATTACTTCCGTAACAACGGTGACGAAGAGATCTACTCCGGCAGCGCCGATCTGATGGAACGCAACCTCGACCGGCGCGTCGAAACGGTCTATCCCATCCTCGATCCCGCCATCAAGCGCCGGATCAAAGTCGAGATTCTCGACCTGGGCCTGCGCGACAACGTCAAGGCGCGGTTGATGCAGCCGGATGGCACGTATATCTTCGTCCGTCGGGGGCAGGGTGAACAAGAAATCAATAGCCAGCTCAAGCTGCTAGGCGCCGGTTGCGACTGCAGCGATCAACAGGCTGGCGCGTCTCCTGCAACTTGATCTGCGCGCCGGGCGCCGACCACAATAAATAGGGCGGGTGGGACTCGAACCCACACGCTGCTCGCGCAGCAGAAGATTTTAAGTCTTCGGCGTCTGCCATTTCGCCACCGCCCCGCTGATGAGCCTGAGGCTCGCCGTTTGCCACACGCAGTGACGACGAGAATTCTAGCATTTTGTGCTAAGATACGTCACCACTGGCGTTTGGTCAATGACCAAGGGGAAAGGTGGCCGAGTGGTTTAAGGCGGCGGTCTTGAAAACCGCTGTGGGGCTTCGCCTCACCGTGAGTTCGAATCTCACCCTTTCCGTCGGCAGTCAGAGGCGCAAGCCGCCAAAGGGTCACACGTCCATCATCGGAATAGCTGACCCTCGGATGGCTAGAGCGATCTGACCTCTGGGGAGGTGCCGGAGTGGACGAACGGAGCCGCCTGCTAAGCGGTTGTCCGGGTAAAACTGGACCCAGGGTTCGAATCCCTGTCTCCCCGCTCAAAGGGACCGCCCCTGTATCTTCTCGATCGCTCGGCGCACGTTGCCTCCCTCTTCTGCTAAGCGCAAGCGGGCGGCGTCGGGTGAAACCTGTGCTAGGTGCGCCACGATCGCCGTTTTGACCTCGCCATCGCAGCGGGCCAGCAGGTCTGTTGCCGCCTCCGGCGAGAGGCCGCAGGCTTGGGCCACAATGCGCCGGGCGCGCTCGCGCAGCTTGTGGTTGGTGGCTTGCAAGTCCACCATGAGGTTGCCGAAGGTTTTGCCGAGCTTGATCATCACGCCGGTGCTTATGGTGTTCAGCACCATCTTGGTGGCAGTGCCGGCTTTCATGCGGGTGGAGCCGCTGATGACCTCCGGCCCGACCACGGGGGCGATCACCATGTCGGCGGCGCGGTGCAGCGGCGTGTCGGGGTTACAGGTCAGCCCCAGCGTGAGCGCGCCGCGCGCCCTGGCCTCGGCCAGCGCACCCAACACATAGGGCGTGCGACCACTGGCGGCGATGCCCATGACGCAATCGCGCGGGCCGACGCCGACGGCGGCGATGTCGGCGCGTCCCTGTTCGGCGTCGTCCTCTGCGCCTTCAATCGAGGCAGTCAAGGCCGCCCGCCCGCCGGCAATCAGCCCCACCACCTGCGTCGGCGGCGCATTGTAGGTTGGGGGCATCTCGCTGGCATCCAGCACGCCCAGCCGGCCCGACGTGCCGGCCCCGACGTAGATCAACCGCCCGCCCTGTTGCATGCGCGCAGCGATGGCGTCAATCGCTTGAGCCATCGCTAAGCGCTGCGTGGCGACGGCTTCGGCCACGCGCCGGTCCTCGGCGTTGATCGCGTCCACGATCTCCAGCGTGCTGCGCCGATCAATGTCGCGCGTGGCCGGATTCACTGCTTCGGTCACGGCGTCGGCCGGATGGGGCGGCTTGTCTAGGGCCGGCAGGCGGCCGGGCGTGATGCTGCCGAGCACCACCGGATGCCGCGCACCGGTCGCGGCGGGCAGGTTGCCGGGTCGTCCATGCCAGGTTTCGTAGGCCAGCACGGCGAAGGCGATGGCCTCCTTGGCCTCGGCCGGCATGCCCAGTTCATCCGATAGGCGCACGCGGGCCGGCGCGAGCGCTTGTGACAAGAAGCGCACAAGCGTTGCGTTGCGCGCGCCGCCGCCGGAGACGATCACCTCGTCGGGGAGCTGCGGCAGGAAGTCGCGATGCGCCTGGGCGATCGAGGCGGCGGTGAACATCGTGAGCGTCGCGATGATGTCTTCTCCGCTTAGGCCGAGCGCTCTGCCGCGCGCCCACACCTGTGCGCCGAAGGGGGCGCCGAACATCTCGCGGCCGGTGGTCTTCGGCGGGCGCTGCGCCAGATAGGGATGCGCCATCAATTCGGCGAGCAGCCCCGCGTGCACGCGACCGCGCGCGGCGAGCGTCCCGTCGCGGTCGTAGCTTTGTGCGCCGTCGGTCAGCCGCTGCACGGCGTCGTCAATCAGCATGTTGCCGGGGCCGGTGTCGAAGGCGAACGCGCCATTTACCCTCCCGACTTCCAACTCACCTGCAGGAGGACTCGGGAGTCGGGATTGGGGCGGGAGATACGTGAAATTGGCGATGCCGCCGATGTTGAGCGCCGTGCGGGTGAGCGCGGCATCGCTGAACAGCAGCGCGTCCACGTAGGCCACGAGCGGGGCGCCCTGACCGCCGGCGGCCATGTCGCGCGCGCGAAAGTTGCTGACCGCCGGGATGCCGGTCGCTTCGGCGATGACGGCGGCTTCGCCCAGTTGCAACGTCGAAGCGCGTTCGCCGACGGGAATGTGCCAAAGCGTCTGACCGTGGCTGCCGATGAGCCGGACGTCGCTGGGTTGCAGGCCGGCAGCATGAATGCAAGCCAGCGCTGCATCGGCGAACGCGCGGCCCAGGGCGAAGTTCAACGCACACAGCCGGTCCACCGTGCCGGTCTCCGGGCGGAAGCAGGCGAACAGCTCATCGCGCAGCGCAGGTGGGTAGGGCGTCGAACTCAGTTGAACGATGCGCCAGCTCAACTGGGGCGGCGCGCCGCTCAGCTCGACCAGGGCGGCGTCAATCCCATCGGCCGACGTGCCGGACATCAAACCGAGGACGAGCATGGGCGGGATTGTAGCCGGCAGCAGCCAGATGCCGGGCAGCGCGAGAGATGCTCCAACGCATAGCTAATCAACTTTGCTACCTTCTGGTCTCCCGATGCGAAGCAGTTGACTTCTGCCGTGCCTTTGCTAATCTATTCGCCAATTGCGGGCTAAAAAGATACAGTCTTGCTTATATGGTTGCGTATGTCATCCGCCGATGTTTGGCGCTGGTCTTCGTCGTCTTTGTCATCTCGGTCATCACGTTTGTCATCATGTATAGCGTGCCTGGCGGACCATTCGAGGAACGCCAGATGCCCCTGCAAGGCGCCCAGCGTGAGAACATTTTGCGCAAGTACGGTATGACCGGCTCGATATTTGAGCGCTATATCGCCTACGTCAGCAATGCACTCCGGGGCGACTTTGGCTATTCCTTCTTTAGCCCAACCGAGCGAGTGCAGGATTTGATCGCGCGGGTGTGGGGGCCTACGCTTATCTTGGGCGGCATTACGATTGCAATTAGCTTGCCGTTGGGTGTGTGGTTGGGCATTCTAGCGGCGAAGCATAAAGGCTCGCCCTTGGATCTCATCGTTAACACCTTCGCCACCTCGATGACGGTGATCCCCGGCTTTGTCATCGCTGTAGCACTGATCTTGACATTTTCGGCGCGCATTCGGCTGCTCCCTTCGGGAGGCTGGGGAGGCCCGGAGCACCTCGTGCTTCCTGTAATCGCCTATGCCCTTGGGCCGACCGCCACCCTGATTCGCTATGTTCGCGGGTTAACGCTCGATGAACTTGGGTTGGATTATGTGCGCACAGCGCGAGCCAAAGGTCTGGCCGAGCATTTGATCATTCCTCGGCATGTGTTCAAGAACTTGATGATTCCCCTGGTCACCGTATTCGGCCCGACCATTCCACTCATCTTGACCGGCTCGGTATTTATTGAGACCACCTTTCGCATCCCAGGCCTGGGACAGTATCTTGTCAGTAGCTCGGTCAACCGAGATTATCCAATGGTGATGGCTCTGACCCTAATTATGGCTGTGATTTGGGGCATCACGCTGCTCGTCACGGACATACTCTACGTTAAGCTAGATCCGCGCGTGGAGTTATAAGCATGGCATCTACGGCGTCCATTGGTGGTGCAATCGGTAAAACGGTTGGGTCACAAAGAGCAATATCGGGCGGCGCGTTCGGAGCGGCCTGGCGCCGGCTGAAGCGCAATAAGCCGGCGACTGTCAGCGCCGTCATCGTTATCCTGCTGATCCTGGTCGCGATCTTTGCACCTGTGCTGGCTCCGTATGACTATGATCAGTCCATCATTCAGGACGCCGGCCAGTTTCCCAACTCCAAGCATCTGCTGGGCACCGACCTGCTGGGCCGCGATTTGCTGTCTCGGTTGATCTATGCGACGCGTGCATCATTGTCGGTCGCATTTGCTGTGCAGCTTACGGCACTGCTGGTTGGCGTGCCGTTTGGCTTTTTAGCCGGCTTGAAGCGAGGTGTAGTTGAGAACGTGCTCAACGCGATTGTGATGGTCTTCAATGCTCTGCCAGGCTTTCTATTTGCTTTGTTTTTGGTTACTGCGCTGGGGTCGGGCATTCCGCAGCTCATCTTCGCGCTGATGGTGACTACCTGGATCGGCTACGCGCGCATCATGCGCGCCGAAGTTTTGCGCTTGCGCAACCGCGACTTCGTCCTGGCCGCGCAGGCGCTGGGCGCGAGCATGTGGCAAATCGCCCTGCGTCACCTGTTGCCCAATTCGCTTACCGCGCTCATCATCGCCGTGGCACTGGGCATCCCCGGCACAATCTATGCTGAAGCCGGCTTAAGTTTCCTGGGTTTGGGCATCCGTGACCCGATCCCGAGTTGGGGCAAGATGATTAGCGACGGCATCCCCACGTTGCGCTTGTTTTGGCACTTGATCCTCTTCCCGCTGCTGGCGTTGTCCACCGCGACGTTGAGCTTCATGTTCCTGGCCGATGCCCTGCGGGATGCCTTAGATCCTAGCCGCGGCAAACGGTAGGTTTTTACCGCGTCGTAGTTCGACATTCGTCTACGGCCGAGCTTTGTAAGAGGAGGTTAGTCAATTATGAGCAAACGAAAGATGACCCGAAGGACGTTTCTAGGACTGGCCGGCATGGGCGTGGCCACCGGCCTGGCAGCTTGCGCAGCCCCGACAGGCCGACCGTCGGTGCCGGCGGTGTCTGGAGGTCCTGCTACGCCGGCCGTGCCCACCCCAACCACAGCGCCACAAGCAAATGTGCTGGGCAAAGTGCTGCCGCCCGATGCCGCGCCGCTCGATAAACAGGTCATGGTCGTGTTCGGTGGCACACCATACACCCTTGACCGTTTCATCTCCATGTATCAATCCAGCGGCCTCACCTCTCCGTATAGCCTTGGCTTGGTGCGCTTCAACAAGAACTACGATCTGTTGCCTGCTGCCGCCGAAAGCTGGAGCCCGGCAGAGGACGGCAAGAAATGGATTTTTAAGCTCCGTCGAGGGATCAAGTGGTCCGACGGCAACGAGCTGACGGCGCATGACTATGTAGCCACCTTCCAACTTGGCGCTAGTCCGGAGCATGCCTGGGACTTTGCCTGGTATTACTTGAACCTCAAGAACTGGGGCGAAGCCACTGCCGGCAAAGTGCCGGTCAGCGAGATTGGCGTGAAAGCGCTGGACGACTACACCCTGGAATTTGAGGCCACCTCCCCGGCGCCGTATTTGCCGTCGCAGCTCATCTGGTCGGTGCCGTTAAGCAAGGCTGCCTTGGAGAAACACGGCAAGTTTTACAACAACGACGTCGCCACTTCGGTGACGTGCTCGCCGCTCAAACTGACGGAGTGGTCGAAGGACAAGCGTTTTGTGCTGGAGTTGAACGAGAAGTACACCGGCCCAGCGGAGATGATCCCGTGGTACACCAAGTTCGTCAGCGAAGTGCCGGCAGCCATTGACGCCGTCACCGCATTCCAATCCAGCGATGTGCTGTGGATGCGCACCGACGCGACTACCGGGCGCGTAGCCGAGGCCGACCCCTCTCTGGCTGATCAAGTGTATTGGATGTATGGCGACTTCCGCACCTACTTCGTCGGCTTTAACTTTGCCATGAAGCCGTTCGACGATATCCGTGTGCGCCAGGCGTTGAGCATGTGCTTTGATCGTGCGCCGATTGTGCAAGCGGTGGCCGGCCGAGGCGGCGTTCCTGCGTATACCTTCCTTGCTGCTGGTTTCCCTGGCTCGTGGGAGAACTCGCCCGAAGCCAAGACTATCCAGCCGTTCGATGTAGAGAAAGCCAAACAGCTTTTGGCCGAAGCCGGCTATCCCAACGGCCAGGGCTTTCCGAAGCTGGAGATTCCCGTCACCCCCATCGGTGGTCAAACCGCTTCGCTCATCGCCCAGGGGTTTGCTGCTGAAGTCAAGAATCAACTTGGCATTGAAGCCGAAGTGGTCAATCGTGACTGGCGCGTGTTCATCGAGGAAGTGCGTACCAACCGTGCCGCTGCGGTGTGGGTGGACTCATACGGCATGGATTATCTCGATCAATCCAACATGCTCGGCGTCTTCACCTCCAACCGTCTGACCAACTGGAACAACGAAACCTATGACGCTATGTTTAACGAGGCAGCCGCCTATGCTGGTCCCAAGGAGGAGCGCGACGCCAAGTTCTACGAGGCCGAGAAGATGGTCCTGTCGCAGTTCGTCATCTGCCCGCTGTATCACGAGCGCATTCCTTACCTCATCAAACCGCAGGTGACCGGCCCAGGCATGGAGCCGGACAAGATCGGCGTGCGCGGATCACACTGGCCAGACGATTACGGACTCGGCGAATTTTGGTTCACCACCTACATCAAGAATATGTGATGCGCATGTTGCGCTTAGCCTATTCCTGATGAAGGCGCGGTCATGGGTAATCCCATGACCGCGTCATCTTTATCCGTGCCTTGGCACGCTGCGTTCACAGGTCGTGTGCGCCAGATGGACTCACGTCCTATGACCCAGGTATAAACGCGCGCTGTGGTCATCACCGGTTTACATCGCCTGATCAGAGAAAACGGAGAACTCCTGCGCGGTCGGCGCGTGGGTTTGGTGACCCATGCCGCCGCGGTGATGCCTGACCTGCGGGCTGCGCCCGAAGCGTTGGCCGGCGCCGGCGTGATGCTGCGCGCGCTCTTCGCGCCGGAGCACGGCCTGGAGAGCGCGGAAGCCGACGCCGTTCCGGTCGCCCACAGCGTACATCCCCGCTTCGGCATCCCGATCTACAGCTTATACGGCGAGACGCGCCGCCCGACGCCGGCCATGTTGAACGATTTGGATGTGCTGGTGTTCGACATGCAGGATGTGGGCGCGCGCTTTTACACATATCTGAGCACGCTCTTCCACGTGCTGAGCGCCGCCGGGGAATTCGGGTTGCCGTTGATCGTGTTGGACCGGCCCAACCCGATCAACGGCCTCGCCGTCGAAGGCCCGTTGCTCGAACCGGGCTTTGCGTCGTTCGTCGGCATCGCCCCGTTGCCGGTGCGTCACGGCATGACGATGGGCGAGTTGGCGCGCTGGCTGAACGCGGAGTGCAAACTGCGCGCCGACCTGACCGTGATGCCGATGGAAGGCTGGCGGCGGGCGATGTGGTTCGACGATACCGGCTTGCCTTGGGTGCCCCCATCGCCGGCCATGCCGCATGTGAGCACGGCGACGGTCTATCCAGGCGCTTGTCTAGTCGAAGGCACCACGCTTTCCGAAGGCCGAGGCACCGCCTTACCGTTTGAGCTGATCGGCGCGCCATGGTTGGATGCCTATGGCCTGGCGCAGTCGCTGAACGCGCTCGGCCTGCCGGGGGTGCGCTTCCGGCCTGCGCAGTTCATCCCCAGCGCCGGCAAGCACGCCGGCCGGTTGTGTCGGGGCGTTCAGGCACATGTTATGGCTCGCGAAGCGCTATCGCCGGTGCGGATGGGCTTGCACCTCGTCGCGGCGTGTCGGACCATGGCGCCAGGCGATTTCGCGTTTTTGCCGGCGAGCTGGGAGGGCCGTGCGCCGCATTTTGATTTGCTGATGGGGACCAGTGCGCCGCGCGCCGGCCTGGAGGCCGGCGCTTCGGTTGCCGAGATCGTTGCGCCGTGGCGCGCGTCAGAGCAGGAATTTCACCGGCAACGCGCGTTTGCCCTGCTGTATGCGTGATTGTTCAAAACCTGGTGCCGTCTTAGCCAAGAGAGTTCTCTCTCCTTTTTCGCCTTGTCTTTCAAGCCAGCAGTGTAGCCAGGTTTGCACCTCGTTCTTCCCTTGCCAACTCAACACCGTATCCCGCACCCGCTTCCTTACAACTTTATGGACTTTCACCGCAGCGCCGCAGCGCTTTCTCCTTGACACAACCCCGCTCACGGCGTATGCTTTGCATTGCAAAGTCATCTTCAACAAAGTGTGCTTTGCCGTGGAGGGAAGGTGGGAATGGAATCCCCGGAAGACCACTCCCGCCTTGAGCTACGCCTTCTTCCCCTTCCTAAGCGTCCTGGGGATCTTGCTGTCGTTGACCGTTCTTCGCCTGGCCGGCCTGATGCCTCCCGTCCTGGGCACCTGGGATGCCGGCGTGTTCCCGGTCATCGTGTAACGCCATCTGAGCGGCCATCACCGCAGCGGTGTTGGTCGGCCTCCTTCGCCGCTGCGCCATTCCGACCTGGGGTGGCGGGGGCGTCTCTCCTGCTTCTTCCTGTCCCTCTCCTGGAATGTAACCTCCGGCCCCGGCGACGCCGTGCAATGGACGGCCATCCGCTAGGGGGTCACGGAGTTCCCGGCAGCGGCGCAATGGGCAGCGTCGCCTTCGGCTGTGCTTACTACCAGTTACATAATGGCGGCGCCGACCCGGTAACTTTGGACCTGCGCGTGGTGGTCGACACGCTGTAACCTCACCTTGCACAAAGCCACGAAAGGATGCAAAACCATGAAAGCCTTACAAACCATGATTCGGACCGAACTCAAACTCTACCTGCGGGAACCGGCCGCGTTCTTCTTCACCCTGCTCTTCCCCGTGTTGCTCGTGGTGGTGGCGGGCTACAGTTGGGGCGCGCAGGTCGTCTTTACCACCGAGCGCGGCCTAGAAGTGCGCGTGCTGGATGTCATGCTCCCCACGGTGCTGGTGTTTATCGTCGCCAATCAGGGTCTGATGGGCCTTTACCCCTACATGACTTCCCTGAGGGAGAGCCGCGCGCTCAAGTACTACCGCACCCATCCCATCCGCCCGCGGCACCTCTTTATCGCCCAGTATATCACCGGGCTGGTGCTCTGGGCCCTGGCTCTGGCCTTGCTCCTACCCATCGAGCATCTGCTCTTCGGCCTGCGCTACGAGGGCGCGACGCTCATGGTGTTCCTTTCACTCCTCCTGGTGTACTCGGCCTTCTTCGTCCTGGGCTTCGGCCTCGCGGGGGTGACTCCCACTGCGCGCGTGGCCCAGGCCGCAGGGAGCCTCATCTTCTTCCCCATGGTCTTCCTGGGCGGCGGCTTCGGCCCGCGCGAGGGGTTACCGCCCTTCCTCAAGTTCGTCTCCGACCTGCTCCCGATGACCTTCGCCAATGACCTGCTCACGGACCTTTGGCTCTCCGGCCCCCTTTCCTTTCAGGAGGCCCTGCGCCTGTCCCTGCACTCCTACACGGGCACGGCTTTTCTGGGTCGCACCTGGTTCGCCCAGGTCACCGTGGGGCACGCCCTGCTCTACTTGCTGGCCATGACACTGGTCTTTGGCTTCCTCGCCCTGCGCAGCTTTCGATGGGGTGATGAGCGCGCCCCGCTGGCCCGCGTAGGGCGGTCGGCTTCCCCTTCCTCCGAAGAAGACGACGCGGTCATTCGGGTGGAGGGTCTGGTGAAAACCTATGGCCCGGTGCACGCGGTGGACGGCCTTTCTTTCACCGTGCGCCGCGGGGAGATTTTCGGCATCCTCGGCCCCAACGGCGCAGGCAAGACCACGACCCTGGAGTGCCTGGAGGGCCTGCGGGTGCATGATGCCGGTTCCTTGCAGGTGCTGGACCTGAACCCTCTG
The window above is part of the Candidatus Roseilinea sp. genome. Proteins encoded here:
- the infA gene encoding translation initiation factor IF-1; the encoded protein is MAKKDREQKQKEDVIQVEGEVIEALPGTMFKVQLDNGHQVLTTLSGKMRKNYIRILLGDRVRVELSPYDLTRGRISYRLRTGRENVPA
- the prmA gene encoding ribosomal protein L11 methyltransferase; this encodes MRTTAFATLMAMADSPRWLELRLEADAELAEAISEAIFPYVEGGVALEQTHRQQPGVMVADRWEDERAEGPIIVRAYLPDDETLAERKRKVEEALAYLNMVRPTPQPAYRIVAQSDWADAWKASFKPLRIGRRILIRPSWINDVSSDHAADRDLVITLDPGMAFGTGLHPTTQLCAAAMEDYVQAGMRILDVGSGSGILSILAARLGAREVVGVDTDDEAVRAGRENVRANGVGDRVTIMHGSHEVAHGVYDLVVANILAGVIIRMLAEGLTSRAPQFIFSGILDMQAGDVVRAAETAGLSVLEKRAIDDWICLVCARRDGDRR
- the ppk gene encoding polyphosphate kinase, giving the protein MTAVHLSGQLINRELSWLEFNRRVLQEAQDPTHPLLERAKFLAIFATNLDEFFMIRVAGLREQVMAGITRPGPEGIPPAQTLALVNERVCALQTEHLRTWCDVIRPELANHGICVLDWNELTDAQRATATAYFHRTVFPILTPLAVDPAHPFPHISNLSLSLAVVIRGSRGRLHFARVKVPPSLPRFFPLNDCAEDERCERCFAWLDQIIAANVGALFPDMDIAGTYAFRVTRDADIEIQEDEADDLRSTVERSIRDRRFGSVVRLEVVHDMPEEVCDILTENLNLSSDEVFRLAGPLDLSSLWELHRLPLPELKDPPLSPRIPNDWNNSEDIFARIRRGDVLLHHPYDSFAPVVEFVRAAARDPHVLAIKQTLYRVGSNSPIVEALMEAVTNGKQVAVLVELKARFDEENNIQWTRALEEVGVHVVYGLPGYKVHAKACMVVRRDSDGEIRRYVHLSTGNYNASTARVYTDLGLFTCDPEIGQDVAELFNNLTGYFKQKSYRRLLVAPVTLRRRMTELIEREIAHHLRHGGGHLIFKVNQLVDPEMIHLLYRASQAGVKVDLLVRGMCSLRPGVPNLSENIRVVSIVGRFLEHSRVYYFRNNGDEEIYSGSADLMERNLDRRVETVYPILDPAIKRRIKVEILDLGLRDNVKARLMQPDGTYIFVRRGQGEQEINSQLKLLGAGCDCSDQQAGASPAT
- the OppB gene encoding ABC transporter — translated: MVAYVIRRCLALVFVVFVISVITFVIMYSVPGGPFEERQMPLQGAQRENILRKYGMTGSIFERYIAYVSNALRGDFGYSFFSPTERVQDLIARVWGPTLILGGITIAISLPLGVWLGILAAKHKGSPLDLIVNTFATSMTVIPGFVIAVALILTFSARIRLLPSGGWGGPEHLVLPVIAYALGPTATLIRYVRGLTLDELGLDYVRTARAKGLAEHLIIPRHVFKNLMIPLVTVFGPTIPLILTGSVFIETTFRIPGLGQYLVSSSVNRDYPMVMALTLIMAVIWGITLLVTDILYVKLDPRVEL
- a CDS encoding peptide ABC transporter permease — protein: MASTASIGGAIGKTVGSQRAISGGAFGAAWRRLKRNKPATVSAVIVILLILVAIFAPVLAPYDYDQSIIQDAGQFPNSKHLLGTDLLGRDLLSRLIYATRASLSVAFAVQLTALLVGVPFGFLAGLKRGVVENVLNAIVMVFNALPGFLFALFLVTALGSGIPQLIFALMVTTWIGYARIMRAEVLRLRNRDFVLAAQALGASMWQIALRHLLPNSLTALIIAVALGIPGTIYAEAGLSFLGLGIRDPIPSWGKMISDGIPTLRLFWHLILFPLLALSTATLSFMFLADALRDALDPSRGKR